The genomic window CCGCCTGAAACTGAGTAATCATGGCTGTTCCGCCAGAGAGGATGGCCCCAAAACCCGCCGTGTTGATGTTGAACAAGCCCGACACCGTGGTGCCGAGACTGGTCAGCAGAGTGCGAATCTGCGCGATCCGGGTAGCCGCGTCTGCCGAGTCGATGGCGATCTTGACTGTCTTTTCGCCCTTCAGGCCGGACAGGGCGGCGTTCAGCTCAGCCTTGGTGGGGGCCTTGAGCTTGACGGTGGCTTCCAGCTTGAGGCCGGTCAGCCCGGCCAACTGGGTCTGGGCCTGCTTGGCAAAGTCTTGCAGGGCCTGCCGGGCACGCCCGGTGTTGGCGGTGACGTCTAAATGGGCCGACGCGACTTGAGTAGACAGAGAAGATCACCTCCACGCGATCAAAAAACCGCCCCAAAAGGCGGTTTTGTAGCTACATCAGGATTCAGAGCTAATGGATGTCTTGAACTGCGTAGCCTGCAAACAGAACAGGCGTTTTATATTCTCCAGTCACAAATGCATGGAAGGTGCGAGGGGGCACGCCAAGGCTTTTGGCCGTTTTTAAAATATTTACAAACTCCTGCCTTGTGCCATCGGGGTGTATCAAAACTCGCCGCTGTGTTGGGAATCTGCGGTTGTTTGGATCTCTTTTGGCGACTACCCTCGCTTCTTCTAGAGCAACATTTGATTCCCAAGCCTCTCGCGACATGGTGGCGAGGCGACATGAATATCCTTTGTAGGTTCGTTTTGAACCTTTGCCCACTTGAAACATCGTGCTGGTGTGAAGCTCACGCTCACGGCAGAACTGGCCCAAATGCTGCACTTCTTCTTCCCGCCCATCAGGAAACGTGACGATGTAAGCCTGCGCCTTAGCAACGTTTTGCTTAAGCAGTAACGCCTTGGTTTCCTCAGTGTGCTGGTACCCCGTGACGCGTCCGGCTTGCGGGAGGGCGTTGTACCCACCGCGCTTGTTGTACGCCCCCAAAAACTCAATCCAAGCCTGCTCAATTGTTATCAGCAAGTCTTCCCGATCCACTAACTCCAGCACTTTGAAGGCAAAGGCTTTTTCTCCATCTCGCGTCCATGCGCGTTGTAACCGGGGCGAGTGATGCCTTCCCGAGCGCAGAAGATGTCGGTGTTGACTCCATCTCTGCCGCAAGCAGCCTGCGCTCCCAACATAAACCTGTCCCGATGAGCAGTGTTGGATGACATAGATTCCTGCGACCCGTTTAGACAGTGCCCAGTCCTTCTGCTTTGCAATAAAGCACGGCTTGCAGCGAGCTGCCCAAGCGCCCCTATCGCGGTAAAAGAATTTGGAAGTCTCGGGCAAAATACGCTGACATTTCGTGCATTGACGCTCCCCAACCACAGCCGACTTACCCATCTCTTTTGCACCCCACTTCAAACCGCGCTGGGCGGTACTCCCAAGGCATCTTGTCTGACTTCGCCCGGTTGCAGTCGGGGCACGCGCATACGAGGTTGTTCATATAGTTGCTGCCCCCTTTGCTGAGCGGAATGAAATGGTCTACCTGAAACTTGTTCGGGCCGATGAGGTCAAGCTTTTCATCACAGTAATGACATAGCCCTTTCTGTTTGCCGAACCTGATCTGAACATCCCACTTGTCGAAGCTGCCAACCGCGCCGTGTTGCTGGGCGCGGCGGCGATGCTTCGACCTGTACGCATCGCCGCCGCGAATCACTCGTGATCTCGCCTGTGATTGCGCCAGAGGTGCATCCGCAGGGCGCTCAGCACCAAACTGGCCGTGTGGCGATCATTTTCGGTATCGAAAGCAATCAGGAACCGCCCGTCTTGGTCAACCTCTACGGTAGTCGCAATAAGGCTGCTGATGGATTCCAGCTCATTAATGCTGATGCTGACGTTCGCCAGCTTATATTTCCTGTCCAACTGGGGGGTGGACTTCATCATGCCGCCCGCTCCTTGCCGTGCGTGAAGGACAGAAAAGCCAGCACCGTGTCCCGTTCGTCAGCGGTCAAGAGGGCGAGGCTGTAGACAGGCGTGTCCAGTGCAGCGGAGGCGAAGCCGTAATGCTCTTTGCTCGGCACACCAGCGCGGGCCAAACGGCGGTGAAGGCTTTCGGCGGCAGGCTTGCCGATAGCGGCGGGTTCCAGCTTCTCACTGATGACGGTCAGGTCGTGAGCGCCGTGCAGCAGGGCGATGGCTTTGATGGCCTCTACGGGCTCACAGTTGACTGTGCCTTCGATGCCTGCCGCCGTGCGGGTCAGGGTCACGATGTCACGTGCTTTGTCCGTCACCACACCGCATTCGCGGTACAGGGTGACAACTTCCCAAGTGCGGGTGATGGCGGGTGCTTTTGCGTGTGCTTCGGTGTAAACTGTCATTAATCCACCTCTAGTTCGGATTCCAAAGAAGGCGCGTTTCCTAGGCGCTGAGCTTTCTTTGGTTCCTGCATAGTAGCATCCATTGCTACCGGAAGCAATAGCTGCTACCATCTAGAGGGGTGATATTGTGACTGGAATGAATGAGCAGGTCAGAAAGGCGGTGCAGGAAGCGATGACTGAGCGTGAGCTTTCGCAGGGTGAGTTGGCTCGACGTACCGGGTTAGTGCGCCCCGCTGTCTCCAAGTTGTTGAATGGCACGGTTGGGCGCGTCCCTGAGAACTGGCAACGTATTCTGGATGAGTTAGACCTTGAACTGGTGGCCCAGCCTCGGCAAAAGCTCCCTAAATAACGTGCTTTAGCGGTTTACGTACTTTCATCTTGAAGAGGGTTGGGCAAGTGAAGCCCCTCGCTCAAAAGATGTGGGGTACGGTTGGGGATATGAATAAAAAGGAACAGGCTGCTGCTAAGGCGGAACGGAATCGGAAGAATGCTGCTGCCGTAGCCGCGTTATCGCCTCAGAAGCGCATGGCCCTCAATGCCGTCACGGGCCTACTATTGCTTGGCGGGATTGCCTTTCTGATGTTCATGTTTCGAGGATGCGGAAGTACCACTACGGCCACTTCGAATTCCACAGTTGGAATGACCCCCGCTCAATTGCTAGCTACTGGCGATGGCCGAGAACGGAACGACCCCCAGATGGCGACGGCCTTTGCGCGGTTAGATGCAGCCTGCCCGGAAAACGGAGAAAAGGTGGCTGACATTGCGACCAACATCAAAAATTTGATCAAGAGCGAAACTGGACAAGATCTCCCAATGATCTTCGTTATGAACCAGCTCTCTGACACCCAGGAAGCTATACAGAGCAAGATGACTTGCGTGGATACTGGAATCGCCCTGGTCACTATTATGAGTGAATCACGTTAAGCAAAGGGGAAAGCGCGGCTGCGGGCAATAGCAGATTTTCCCCCTCAAAGGCCGGGTGGACGCACACCCAGCCCCGTCAGGTGCCGTGGAATGCTGGATTCACCCCCAAATTAAGCTGGAGCACCAGCGTCCAAGGCCAGGTACTGCTCGGCCACCGTGAAGATGCGCTCCAGGGAGTCATCGGCGGCCACGAGCTGCACCACCCAACTCGCGTGGGCGAGGTGCTTGTTCTCCAGGGCTTCAGCGAGCGCCGCACAGTGGTGGGGGGCCAGCAGTTGGGGGCCGTCCAAGTCAGGTGTGCGGGCGTAGGCAGGCAGGAACTCCGAACCCTTGAACAGCTTCCAGTCCGGCGTGTTGCCCCCGCCCTTGCTTTTGCCGCCGTTGACGTTGCCGAGCATGGCCGTGAGCTGGGCCACCGGCCACGCCCGCTTGTAATGGATGCCGGGAATTCGTCCGAACAGCACCGCCAGCACCAGACTGGCTTCGTCGCAGGCCGCCCGCCAAGTGTAAGCCGGGTAATGCTCCACGATGTCGCATAGGATTTCTCCCCAATCAATCGGGGCTAGGTCGACGCGGCGGCGTCCGCCCCGGCGTTTGGGGTCTCACCCTCTTCGGGCTCGTCGTCCGGCGTCGAGCCGTCGCGCAGGTAGGCCGTGACCTGACCGAGGCCCTCGTTCATCAGGTGCGACAGCAGCCACGCGCCGTCAATGGCCGCGCCGTCGTCGGCAATCCGGGCGTTCAGGTTGTCCGCGAGCAGGTCGGCTGTAGCCCGGATGATGATTTTGGAACGGCCCTGCAACTCGAAGGCTTTCCCACGCACCCGTTCGAACATGGCTGCCGAGTCTTCGCCGTCGAGCACTTCAACCTCGCTCAGGCTCTGCGCGTCGTCAGCCACCGTCAGGGCGTCCAGCTCGTCAGCCTTCTCAGCGGCGGCCAGCACCTCGGCGTAGCTCAGGGCGCGGGCTGTGAAAGTGCGGCCTTCGAGCTCGATCGGCTCGAACACCGGCAGGTCGAGCGTTTCGCCGGGAGCCAGCCCCTCGCCTGTCCGCAGGTAGGAAATCAGGCGTGTGCCGCTGACTTTCCCTACATGCTGAGTGACCCAGTCCCGGTCAAGGTAGCCTTCGCCCTGTTTGCGGGAATTCAGCAGGTGGCGCACCAGGTCAATTTCGGCGTGCAGGCGGTCAACCGTCTTGGTGGAGATGCCGCTGAGGTTCACCTCTTGCAACAGCATTTCCTCTTCGCCGTTCAGGCGCTTGCTCCAGAAACCCACATTACCAATCGACACGGGGCGGTTTTCATGGAAGCGGGTGGTCAGAATCAATTTGTTTTTCTTCATTTGGGGTCTCCACGGGCAGGTCGATATGGGGATACATCCCGACGCCTTCAGGCAGGTCGAGGGGCAAGGTGACGCTCAGGCGGTGGCCTTCAGCGTCCGAAACGGTCACGGGACTGGGGAGGAGCTCCAAAAGGAACAGGACGGCGTCTTCAATCACGCCGTCCTGTGCGTCTTCCTCAGAGAGAATCACCAGTCTGGGCGTGTCGTTCCACACGTCACGCCAGATCACGCGGCTTAGGCGGGGATGACGCCGGGGAGGGGGCCTTCCTGCACGCTGAGCTCGTGGGTGGCCGTGATGACGCCCTTGCTGGGTACGGTCAGTTCCCAGGTGCGCACATCGACCACCAGATCGAACACTGGCTTGCCCGCGCCCGCACCGAGGGGCAACACTTCCACGTACACCAGGCCGCCCGTTTCGGTTTCGGCAAACGCGGCGGTCTGCATGATCACCACGGCGGGATCGTCTTCGACCCAAGTGGTCTCGCCCAGGCTCATGGTGCCGTCGCGGCCCCCGTCACGCACGGAGATGGTGCGCCCGCCCGTGCAGAAGTTCTCGATGTCGATGGTGGTGTTCTCAATGCCGATGGTCACTTCGGACGCAAGGCACAGGAGCTTGAAAGCGGCGGTGGCGGGCTTGGTGGCCAGTTCTCCGGTGAAGGCGGTGACGGGGGCCACGCGAATAATGGCGTTCTTACCGAAACGAAACTTTGGAGCCATGAGTCCCTCCTGGGGATTAGTCGGCGGTGACAGCGAGCGTCACCTGTTCGGGGTAATCGCGGCTCTCTTCGAGCAGCGCCGGATCGTCAGCCAGCGGCCAGAAGGCCTCAGCAATGGCGTTGACCGCCGCTTCGAGGTCTTCTTGTCCGCTCTGGTTCACGAGGCGAATGGGAAACGAGGTCTGGAAGCCGAGGAAGGCAAACGCGGGGACAACCCGTTGCCGGGGGTTGGCGGAGATGATCACTTCAAGGCCCGTGACGGTGGTGCCCTCTGGCCAGTCGCCCACGGTGAGGCCGTCAGCAGTTTGACCACCGGGGAAGGTGGCCACACCCAGCACGACCCCAGCTTCGACGAACGCCACCCGCACCCGTTCGGCGATCAGGGCAGAATTCACCGGAGCGCCCGCAGGTGGCGGTCAAAGCTGGCCACCAGGTTGACTTTCTGGAGGGCGTAGCGCGGCACGTTGCGGGCCGGGAGGGAGTAGGCCCGCTTGCGGAAGACCGCACCCAGGTAGGTGGCGGCGGCGTGCTCTGCCGTCCACACCACGCGGGCGCTCAGGCCCGCGTAGACCGCCGGTTGCTGACTGTTGCGCAGGGTGCCCAGATCGACCACATTGCGGGGGCTGCTGGCCGTGGAACCATTCTCCCGCCGGGTAGAGCCGCTCCAACCCCAGATCACCTCATCGTGAGCGGCGCGGGCGGCCACCTCCACGTCCCGCACGGTGCGGCGGAAGGCGAGACCCACTTTGCGGTCGAAGGCCCCTAAATCCACAGTCACTCGGACGCTCCCCACGGCCTATTCCAGCGCGGCGCGGATGGCCTCCAGCCGCTTGACGCCCACGCCGGGGGCTTCGCGCAGTTCCGCGTCGGTGGCGTCGCGCACAGCCTGGAGGGTGCGCAGGCCAATCGAACGCAGGCCTTCGACTTCCGGGAAGTCATCTGCCAAAAGAGCGTCCTGAACAGCGGCAGCCTTAGCCACTTCAGCCAGTTCCGGAACGGCCTCCCCTGTGGGCGTGAGGTGCACAAGCTGCTCGATCTCGCGGGCGGCCTGCTCAATGCCGGACTTGAAGAGGGCCTGCTCATGGTCGTAGCTGCCGTAGCGCCGGGTCACCGCGCGGTTGTACTTCCGCAGCGGCTCCAGTGCGGCCTGGATGGCGGCGCGGACGCGGTAGCCTTCCAGGGCTTCGGGTGGCACGAGATCAGGGTTGATGGTCAGGGTGGCGAGGTTCGCGCCGCCGGTATAGTCCACCGCAATCTGGGCCGCAGCCTCTTGCGCTGCGTCCTCGGTCACCATGACCCGTTTGAGCGCTTCAGGAATAGGGGTCTTCATCGTGTCCTCCACAGACTTAAAAAGCGTCCGCCGAACTGCGCTTCTCGCCAGAGATCGGCGTCGGGAAAGGCGAGCTGTACGGTCAGGGTGCCGGGCTGGCCATCCAACGTGAGGGGGCTGGAACTGCCCCACACCACGCCTGGAGGCCTGGCCGTTGGTGCGGTCAGGCTGCCCCAGCGCCCAATCAGGGCAACTTCGGCCGCGTCTGCCCCCACCGTTTCGCGGATGCGGGGGTCGGTAGTCGCGGTGAGGCGCACAGCCACGTTGATGGGCACGCCGGGGCCAGGGCGCTGGTTGCCGCGTGCATCAGCGACCAGCGGGCCAGCGGTCTGAAAAGAGAGCTGATCGACACGGGTGCGCTCGATCAGCGGCGCACCGCGCACGACCGTCACCCAGTCCAGCCCGCCCGGATTGAGCGGCTCAGCCACGGGCACGAACACCCGTCCACCTGCCGCCGCGACCGTGAAGCCGGGCGTTTGAGCGAGCGGCGTATGCGCCAACACAAGGGTGGTCGAACGCGAAGTGAACCCTGGCTCGTCGGGATCAGGGGCGACGGTGGTGCCGTCCTCTTCCTGTCCGATCAGGGCACGCACCTGCACACTCTGGCCCGTGAAGCGCGTGACCGTCACAGTCTGGGCAAAGGGACTGCTAAGCGCCTCGTCCACGTAAGGCCGGGCAGCCAGCACCGATTCGTAGGCCGAGTCCAGCAGGGTCACCGAGCGGCCCCAGGGAAGGCGAAGGCAAACCCGCCCACTGGAACCGCGAGCAGCAGCAGGGCGGCGGCAAAAGCATCGAGGTCACCCGCCGCCAGCACCGAGGAACCGTGACTGTCCGAAGCAGGCGTGAGGCTCAGCTCCAGTCCGGGCAGCTTAATGGCTTTCAGCCCGCCGCCGGTGCTGCCGCTTAGCAACGTCAGCGTGCCCCCTAGGCCCGCCCGGTAGGCCAGCGCTTTGGCCGCCACTGCTGTCCGGGCTGCCATCAGGGCATCCCCCGTCAAGGTGTCCGCCACCACCTGCCGACGCGCCAGCTCACCCCGCGCCCAAATCAGGGCCAGCGTGACATGTGCGTCCTCTGGCTCCGGCGCCCCTGGGATCAGCTCAGTGACCTGATCTGGCGAGACGGCCAGCGCCACGGCTTACTCCGCCTCGACGAGTGTGCCGCTGTCGAGCAAGGACTGCACGAACCCCGTGAGCGGCACGGTGACCGGCTCCACGCCGAGGCTCTTCTTGCTTTCGGGATCGGTGTAAGCGCCGCCATAACTGGCAGTGCGGCCCACAACGCGAACGGTCACGGTGGGCAGACCGTCGGCAAGCGGCGTGGGCAGGTCAGCCGCAGGCGTGGGCGTAGAAGCGCTCTGAATTTCACCGAGCACCGCGTCGCGCTCAGTCTCGGCGCGGGCCAGCCAGCCCTGGAGCTGCTCAGTTGTCACGCCCGGATCGGTGACTTCCACGTCCAGGGCCTGCTGCACCTGCCAAGTCAGGATTTCTTTTTGCACCGCATCACGTTCAGTGGTGAGGCGGGTGGCCCAGCCTTCGAGCTGCGCGGCTTTGGGGTCGGGTTTTTCGGTATCGATCTGCAGGCTAAGGGCGGTCTGAATCGCCTTGGCATTCTCGGCACGGGTGGCCATGGAAACTCCTTCACAGCACGCGCCGTCCCCCAGACATCAGGGACGACGCAAGGGAGGCGGTGGGCCTTAGCTCGAGCGGTGTGCGGTGACGCCAACGCCCAGTTCAGGCTTGCCGAAGCCGATCATTTCGCTGAAGGTGATGAACTCGATCTGGCGCTCAATGATCTTGTCGTTCTCCACCAGGTCCATGCTGGGATCGAAGGCCATTTCCAGGCCCATTTCAGGGTCCAGGGCCAACAGTTTGGCCGCACCGTCCAGCAGGCTGCCTTTCGGCGCACGCTTGGGCATCATGCCGAACGCGGCGGGCCAGCGGCCGGTCTCGCGGAAGTCGCTCGCCGTGGTGCTGTCCGTGCCCGTGAATATGGGCAGGGTCAGCAGCTTGCCCAATTCGGTGCGGTCGCCTGCCAGGATGGTGGGGTCTGCACCGTAATCACCGGCCAACAGAGACAGCTCCACAATGTCCGCCACCGTGTAGCCGGGGCCTGCCACATCAAGGTTGGGAGCCGCACCGTTGTTGCCGTCGCCGTTGAGAACCACGGCCAGGGCGGCGTTCACCTTGTTCCTAAGGGCGCGCCGCACCACCGCACCAATCCAACGGTCCATCACGCTCACGCTGGAGCGGCGGATGACCTCATAGCTCACTTTCAGCTTGCCACCGTACTTCAGCAGGCGGATCGATTGCTCGCCCATCTGCACAGTGATGGTCGGGAATTCAGCAGCTTCTGCCACGCGGCTCAGGTTGGCCCCGGCGTCGTGCTCTTCGGTGATCACGCCGTAGGTGTACGCACCGCTGCGGACAGGGGTGATGGTCGTTACCAGGTCTTCCACGGTCAGTTCATTGCGCATGGGGCGCGACAGGTCGCGGTAGCGGGTGGCGATGTACTCGGGGAACAGCACACGCTTGCTGGGGTCCTGCATAAAAACGTCTTCCACTGGACGGGCTGCGTCGCGGCCTTTGGGGTCCACGCCGAGGCTGCCCAGCACCTGCTTAAAGGCCGGGGTGGAGTCGTCGGGGTTGTAGAACTCCTCGCTGATCTTGCCCTCATCGGCCTGGATCTGCATGTAATCGGCGAGGTTGACGCCTGCAGCTTTGGCGTCCTGATAGAGACCTTTGTCGGCAAGGTCAGTGCGCTTGGCAATTTTGTAGCTCATGGAAGTCCTCCTGGGGACATGGGGCAAAGAGAAGCGCCCCGGCCTGCGGTGGGCAGACAGTGGGCGCGGCGAGAACCGGACTTAGAGACGGATGAACAGGGCTTTGGTGACCGCGTCGTACTTGTACACGTGCACGCGGGTGCCAGCAGCGCCGACTTTCACGCCACCTGCACCGTCCACCACGAGGTTTTGAGGGCCAAGGGGCACGGCAGCTTGCGCGGTCAGGGTCTGGGCGCCGCTGCCGATGGTGTTGACCAGGCCCTTGCGGTCGCTCTCGATGTTCTGGACCTTGCCGAACAAGGGATCGCCGTCTGCGCCGCGTCCAACGGTGCCTTCAGCGGTGTAGGCCACAGCGTCACCAACGACGGCTCCGGCAGCGATAACGAGGGTGGGGAACGACGTGGTGTCGTTCAGGTTGATGCCAGCAACAATAGTGCTCATGAATGCCTCCTGGGGCAAGAGAGGACGGAGGGCCGAGGATCAACGAACTGGGCCCTTACCAGCGGACAGGCTTGGGCCGACGCGCCGTGGTCTGGGCCTCGACAGGAGGGGCAGGATTGAGGTCCGGCTCTTTGCTCTGGCGGCCATTGGGGACCAAGGCATCACGCTGATCGCGGTAGCCGTGGGCCACTTCTTTCAACATGTCCGTGTCAAGGGCGCTGTTGGCCTTGCGCACGCGGGCGGCTTTGGTCTCATCACCGGTCACTGCGAGGGCCAGCGCTTCAATCTCGGAGAGCAGCTCGGTGCGGTAAGCGTCACCGTCTTTCGCCTGTGCGGCGAGGCGGCTCAGGCTGTCTGCACCCATGTCTTTGGGCTCCAGGCCCAACGCAGAGGCAGTGCTCTCGCGCTCCTGCTGACGGCCTGCAGCCACCGCGAGGCGGTCCTGCTCGGCGAGAAAGGCCTGAATGGCGGCGGTATCGGCGGCGTCGAACTCGTGTGCCGCGCCGCTGCGGTCTTTGAGGGTGATCTTCATGGGGGAAACCTCCGGGGAAGGGGCGGAAACCTGAATGCGGGCACGGGTGGCGGTGAGGCGCTGCGTGAGCTGGGCGAGGTCGTGACTGAGATCAGCGTCCGCGTAGGGCGCGGCGGACTGCAGCTCCGCTTCAAGCTGGTTGAGGGCGGCATGCTCTTCAGCAGCAGCTTCGGGGGTGAGGGAGACGCGCACACGCTGCTCGGCCAGGCGCAGTTGCGTCGTGGCTTCGAGCATGCGCGGCGACTGGGCGCGGCGGGCGGTTCGGGCAGGCTCACGGGCGGCGGCAGATTGCTGCTCACGGAGCACGTCGCCCAGGGTCGCCACCCGGTCGGCCAAGCCCACATCCACCGCTTCCTGCCCGAACCAGACGTTGCCGTTGGCGAGGGCACCCACAGCCGCCACTGTCATGGAGCGGCCCGCAGCAACTGCCGCCACGAAGTCGGCCTGAATGCGGTCAACCTCGCTCTGCCACTGCTCCAGCGCCGGGCCGTCCATGGCCTCGGTGGGTTGTCCCAGCGCTTTGCCGGGGTTGGAACGCACATAGGTGACTTTCAGACCCATGTTGTCGATGGCCACCGACTCATCCACGTGAGTACCGATCACGCCAATGGAGCCGATTTCGGCCCCTGGTGCGGCTACCAGTTCAGAGGCCTGAGCACCGAGCCAGAGGGCCGCGCTGCACATGACCGTGTTGGCGACAGCAATCACGGGTTTGACGTCTCTGGCCCGCCGAATGGCTTCCTCCGCCACCCGGATTCCGGTCACTGCGCCGCCGCCGCTCATGATGTCGAGCACGATGGAATGAATGCTAGGGTCGTCCGCTGCAGCAGAAACGCGGTCGGCCAACGTGTGGGGGTCGGTGGCCCCGCAGTATTCGGCCATCAGGCTGCCACGGGGCACGATGGTGCCGTAAATGCCGATGACCGCCACACCGGGGGCCGAGGCCTGGGCATCACCCTGCTGGGCGGCGCGATTGTCGCGCTCGGTCTTGAGGGTCTTCAGCGTCTCTTCTGTGACGTCCGAAGACAGGTAACGGTTGAACGTCGCCACCAGTTCACGGTGGTCGCGTTCCCGGATGGCCCAGGGGCTCCCCGCGAGGAGCGTGGTGACGCCCTGAAACCGGGCTGGACTGCGAATCTTGGTCACATCGGACTCCTGTGGAACTTGGGAGAGGCGGCGGGCTCAGGCGGCAGGCAGATCGGGCGCTTCTCTCACCTCCTTCAGCCCGGTCTGGTGGTAGGTGCGCGTGCGGCGGTCATAGGCGAACGCCATACGGGTCAGCGGTTCGCCATGCGCCGTGCGGGTGGCTGGATTGAGGGTGCTGGCCTCGGGAACCGGGCCGTTGGCACCCTCATCCCAGCGCTCGGCCCACGGCGGGGCCTGCGCGTCTTCCGCGTCGCCGAGATCGAAGGTGTCGGCGGCGCGTCGAGCGAAGGCGCGACCAAAGACCTTCTTCCCGATTTCCACCGTTTTCATGCGGGTCTGTTCGGTCTCCGCATCCACAGACGCGAAGCCGGACTGCGCCGCGCCGAAGCGCACGTACACCGTGGCAGGTATGCCCTTGAGGCGCAGGTGCAGGTTCAGACCGAACTCGATCTGGCGGGCAATCACGGCCTGAATGTTGGTGGCCCGCGCCTCCACCATCGGGTAGACCACGCGGGCCAGGGCCTCAGTCGCTCCATCCATCTGCCCGCGCAGGAAGGAGGTGGTGCCCAGCGCACTAAACACCCGGCGGCTGTTCTCCTTGGTGACGTCGGGAATCCCCTGCAGGCTGTGCGTCACGTTGGTCACGCTGAACTTGGTGCCGCTGGGGCCGACGAACAGGCCCGTTTCAGCCCGGTCGATGATCAGACTGAGCGCTGTTTCGAACCACTGCTGTTTGCGTTGCTCG from Deinococcus sp. QL22 includes these protein-coding regions:
- a CDS encoding GIY-YIG nuclease family protein; translation: MGKSAVVGERQCTKCQRILPETSKFFYRDRGAWAARCKPCFIAKQKDWALSKRVAGIYVIQHCSSGQVYVGSAGCLRQRWSQHRHLLRSGRHHSPRLQRAWTRDGEKAFAFKVLELVDREDLLITIEQAWIEFLGAYNKRGGYNALPQAGRVTGYQHTEETKALLLKQNVAKAQAYIVTFPDGREEEVQHLGQFCRERELHTSTMFQVGKGSKRTYKGYSCRLATMSREAWESNVALEEARVVAKRDPNNRRFPTQRRVLIHPDGTRQEFVNILKTAKSLGVPPRTFHAFVTGEYKTPVLFAGYAVQDIH
- a CDS encoding HNH endonuclease, whose translation is MIRGGDAYRSKHRRRAQQHGAVGSFDKWDVQIRFGKQKGLCHYCDEKLDLIGPNKFQVDHFIPLSKGGSNYMNNLVCACPDCNRAKSDKMPWEYRPARFEVGCKRDG
- a CDS encoding helix-turn-helix transcriptional regulator; the protein is MNEQVRKAVQEAMTERELSQGELARRTGLVRPAVSKLLNGTVGRVPENWQRILDELDLELVAQPRQKLPK
- a CDS encoding phage major capsid protein — its product is MSYKIAKRTDLADKGLYQDAKAAGVNLADYMQIQADEGKISEEFYNPDDSTPAFKQVLGSLGVDPKGRDAARPVEDVFMQDPSKRVLFPEYIATRYRDLSRPMRNELTVEDLVTTITPVRSGAYTYGVITEEHDAGANLSRVAEAAEFPTITVQMGEQSIRLLKYGGKLKVSYEVIRRSSVSVMDRWIGAVVRRALRNKVNAALAVVLNGDGNNGAAPNLDVAGPGYTVADIVELSLLAGDYGADPTILAGDRTELGKLLTLPIFTGTDSTTASDFRETGRWPAAFGMMPKRAPKGSLLDGAAKLLALDPEMGLEMAFDPSMDLVENDKIIERQIEFITFSEMIGFGKPELGVGVTAHRSS
- a CDS encoding S49 family peptidase, whose amino-acid sequence is MTKIRSPARFQGVTTLLAGSPWAIRERDHRELVATFNRYLSSDVTEETLKTLKTERDNRAAQQGDAQASAPGVAVIGIYGTIVPRGSLMAEYCGATDPHTLADRVSAAADDPSIHSIVLDIMSGGGAVTGIRVAEEAIRRARDVKPVIAVANTVMCSAALWLGAQASELVAAPGAEIGSIGVIGTHVDESVAIDNMGLKVTYVRSNPGKALGQPTEAMDGPALEQWQSEVDRIQADFVAAVAAGRSMTVAAVGALANGNVWFGQEAVDVGLADRVATLGDVLREQQSAAAREPARTARRAQSPRMLEATTQLRLAEQRVRVSLTPEAAAEEHAALNQLEAELQSAAPYADADLSHDLAQLTQRLTATRARIQVSAPSPEVSPMKITLKDRSGAAHEFDAADTAAIQAFLAEQDRLAVAAGRQQERESTASALGLEPKDMGADSLSRLAAQAKDGDAYRTELLSEIEALALAVTGDETKAARVRKANSALDTDMLKEVAHGYRDQRDALVPNGRQSKEPDLNPAPPVEAQTTARRPKPVRW